In Bradyrhizobium sp. 200, the sequence GCGGGGTCGGGGCGTCGGTCGGCCTTGAAGCCGGATATACCCAGCTTGCGAGCGGCCTTGCCGCTTCGCTCGGCCGTGGATTTCACCTGCGCCGCGCCGACCAGCGCATCATGGTCGGCTGCGGAGCGGCGGCTGCGATCTCGGGCGCGTTCGGCGCCCCGCTCGCCGGCGCCTTCTATGCGTTCGAACTCGTGATCGGAGGCTATACGCCGGCCAGCCTGACGCCGGTCGGCGTCGCCGCGGTGGCAGGTTATTTCGTCACCCATGGATTTGCGGAACTGTTGCTCGGCATCAGCGTCGGCCCGGTCGGCGACGTGGTTGGGCGCGATCTTGCGCTTGCCGCGCTGCTCGGAGTTCTCGCGGCGCTGTTCGGCATCCTCATCATGCGCAGCGTGGCGTTGTGCGAGGCGGGGCTTGCGAAGACCCGTCTCTGGTTGCCGCTGCGCCCGGTACTCGGCGGCCTCGCGGTCGGTCTGCTGGCGCTAGTGACGCCGCAGGTGATGTCTTCAGGTCATGGCGCGCTGCATTTTTCCGGCCTCGTCTCGATGCCGCTGCAGATCATCGCCGGCGTCTTCGTCCTGAAAGCGCTGGCCTCGATCGTCTCGCTCGGCTCTGGTTTTCGCGGCGGATTGTTCTTTGCCACGCTGTTCATGGGCGCGCTCGGCGGCCGCCTCTACGCCGCCGGCGTCGATCTGGTCTGGCCGGGTCTTGCGCTGGATCCCAATGTCTATGCCGTGATCGGGATGAGCGCGCTGTCGGCATCCGTGATCGGCGGCCCGCTGACGATGTCGTTCATCGCGCTGGAATCGACCGGCAATCTTTGGCTCACCACGGTCGTGCTGGTCGCGGTCATGATCTCCACCCAGATCACTCGCGAATTGTTCGGCTACTCGTTTGCGACCTGGCGCCTGCATCTGCGCGGCGAGACCATCCGCAGCGCCGCCGATGTCGGCTGGATCCGCGATCTCACGGTCCGGCGCCTCATGCGGCCGGATGTCGCCACGGTCGACGCCGGCATCGGGATCGAGGACTTCCGGGCGAAATTTCCGCTGGGGTCGAAGACGCAGGTCGTCGCGGTCGATGCCATGGGGCGCTATGTCGGGCTGGCGGTGGTCGCCGAAGCGCACGCACCTGACATCGATGCCGCACGCGCCCTGGTCGGCATCCTGCACCATCGGGAGGTCGTGCTGCATCCGGTCATGAACATTCAGGAAGCCATCGCCGTCTTTGATGCCGCCGAGGCGGAATCGCTGGCGGTCGTCGAAGCCGACGGCGAACGTCGGCCGGTCGGGATTCTCACCGAGGCCCATGCCATGCGGCGCTACGCGGAAGAATCCGACAAACGCCGGCGAGAGGCGATCGGCGAGGTTTGAGCGCTGCCGTCTACGGTTTGGCGGCGCTGGTTACGCGCTTCAGGCCGAGAGCGAACATCACGGCGCCGGCCGCTCGATCAACCCAGGACTTGCAAGACAGATAAGCTCGTTGCGGCCCTGACGATGAGAAGGACCACCATCACGAAGCTCGGGCCGGGGCTGATCACGCCAACGCTGAGCGCGGCGACGATGCTGGCGAGCGTTGCAAGTTCTTGCATTGGTCTAATCCTCCGAGGTGGCTTGTACGGGCTTGGGTATCGCAGGCTTGACTATTCGGTGTGCGGCGGAGCTTTAACTGCCCAATCCGGATCGGCGCCGAACGGGTGATCCATGAAAAACACCCAGGTGCCGTCGGGCAACCGGCGGTGAACCTCCATGCCGTGATGATGCACCTCGGTTGGCTTGCCGTCGTGGTCAGTGCCCTTGATCAGCCATTGCGACCGCGTCATCGCGAAGTCGCCGGAGACAGTGGTGTGATGGGTCACGACATCCATGTGCGGCTTCAATCCGACATAGGCCGCCATCGTCTTGCGGATGCCGTCGGCGCCGCGCGCGATGCTGCTGCCGCCATGGACTTCGTCGACCTGAACGATCGAAGCGTCGGGGTGGTACATCGCCGCCGCGGCGTCAACGTCCTGCGCATTGAACGCGCGTGCCAGCCAGAGATTGCAAAGTTCGGGGGAAGGAGCTCCCATGGCTCAACTCCCATGTTCAGGGTTGATCGATCAGCGAGACGCTGTGTTCCCTCGTCCCGCTTTCGCGTTGCTCCGACAGGTAACGTCTGGCGGAGCGGAAAGCACGTTGGAAATACGCCAGCGCGACTTGCGAAACTGCAAGGAACTCCTAGCTCTGCAACCATGGAGGACTGGAACGAGCCCCAACTCGTGTTGACGGTGCATCGGGCAAGCAGCCTCACCGGCGCCGCCAAAGCGCTTGATATCGACCATTCGACCGCGTTCCGGCGATTGAATGCGCTGGAAGCGCGACTCGGCGTTCGCCTGTTCGAACGGCTTCCCGGCGGCGCCTACCAGGCGACACCGGCGGGCGAGCGGATGGCGGCCGCGGCCGAGCGGATGGAAGATGAAGCGCTCGCCATCGACCGCGACATTGCCGGCCGCGACCACCGTCTCTCCGGCCGCCTGCGTGTAACTTCCTCGGAGACGCTGGCCTATCGGAAGTTGACCAGCCATCTCGCAACGTTCCGGCAGACTCATCCCGGCATCGTCGTAGAACTCGTGGTCGACAACCGCGTCCTCAACCTCTCGCGACGCGAAGCTGATATCGCACTTCGCCCGATGCGGCCGAAGGAGGGCGATCTCTGGGGCCGCAAGCTCGCCGATGTCGCATGGACTTTCTATGGCGCCGTTGGCTATCTCCAGGAACGGGGCGAAGCCGTTTCATCGCCGCAAGACCTCGGCGGTCACGCCCTGATCGGATGGGAAGAAACGGCCGTCGGCATCATGGCTGCCGATTGGCTCAATCGCAACGCGCCAAATAACGCCTTCGTCTTCCGGACGAACAGCCTCGTCAATCAGTTCAGCGCCGCGAAAGCCGGCATCGGTCTGGCGCTGCTTCCCTGCTATCTCGGCGACGAAGATTCCGGTCTCGCCCGCGCACTGCCTGCTCCAGTGCCGGATCTGGCCGGCGAACTATGGATCGTGACCCACGCCGACCTGAAGCGGACCGCGCGGGTCCGCGCCTTCTTCGATATCGTTGGAGAGGGCCTTGCGCGCGAGCACAATCTGTTCGACGGGCGAGCCGATCCCGCCCTTCCGTCTAGATCTTCTCCAGCTTCTGCAGGCAGCGGCTCACCCGAACCTCCGGCGGCATCGGCGTATCCGGAAAGCTGGTCTTCCAGTCGGTGACGCCGACTTCGCCGATATAGATGTCGCCCTTCGAATCCATCGCGATGCCGTGCGGCGCGAGGAATTTTCCGGCCTCCAGCCCCGGGCCGTTCTCGCCGCCGAGCCGGGCGATCCGTTTGCCTTTTGAATCGACGATCGAAAGTCGTGGGCCGAGATTGGGCACCTTGCGGTTCACCGCCAGGCCGGGGCCGAGCTCGCCGATGATGAAATTCGACTGCTTGCCGCCGCAGCGGCACAGCGCGCAGGGCCGGTGCAGATTGTTCCACTGCGTCTCGTATTTGCCGTTGCCGTCGAACACCTGCACGCGGTGATTTTCGCGATCGGCGACATAGACCCAGCCGTCGGCATCGGTCGCGATATTGTGGACGATGTTGAACTGGCCGGGATCGGTGCCGGGCTCGCCCCAGGTCTTGAGCAGCTTTCCATCAGGCGAGTATTTGTGGACGCAGGCATTGCCGTAGCCGTCCGAGACATAGATCTCGCCCTTCGGCGACAGCGCGGTATGGGTGCAGCGGTGAAACGGCTCGCCGCTCATGAACGGGGTGGGCTTGTTCGGAATGCCGATCGTCAGCAGCACCTTGCCGTCGGTCGTGCACTTGCGCACGGTGTGGTCGCCGTCGTCGGTGCAATAGAGATGGTCGTCGGCATCGATGTGCAGGCCGTGGGCGCGGTTGAAGAGGCCTTCGCCCCAGCTCGTGATGAAATTCCCCTCGCGGTCGAGCACCACCATCGGATGGTCGCCACGGTTGAAGACATAGATGCGGTCCTTGCTGTCGACGGCGACGGAAGCCGCGTCGGTGAGGCTCCAGCCGCCAGGCAGTTTTGCCCAGTTTTCCACCACGCGGTAACGGTGCTCGCCCGAGCCGAGAATAGCCGGCATCTTCGCTCCTCCCCAATGTTACATCGTTGATGCGAGTGTTGCAGACACAGGTTCGGATCGCGAGGGGGTTTTCCGCGTGGCCCCAGCCCGCCAATGGCGGTCTCTCTCGCGTATCATGATAGGTCAGATGATGCGTCGCGGGCCGTGCCTGTCCAGACTACCTCCCCATGTCCTCCGCTGCGATGATCCGCTGGCGAAGCGCCAGGCGTACCAGTTCGATGTCGGAGGCGACGCCGAGCTTGGTGCGGATCTGATACCGGGTGTTGGCCGCGGTCTTGACGCTGATATGCAGCGTGTTTGCGATCTCATCCACGGACTTCTCCGCCAGCAGCATGCGCAGGATTTCGAATTCCCGTGGGCTCAGTGCGTCGATCGCCGAAGGCTCGTCGGCGAGGCTGTTGATGGCGAGTTCATGGTCGATGTCGGGGCTGAGCGCGATCCGTCCGGCCATGACCTCGGCGATCCCGCGCAGCAGCGCGTCGGGCGGGTTGCTCTTGGTGACATAGCCGCGTGCGCCGGCCTTGATCGCCTGCACCGCATAGGCGGCGCTCTGGTGCATCGTGAAGACGAGGATGCGCGCGGACTTGTCCCATTGCCGGATGCACCTGATAGCCTCGACCCCGCCAATTCCGGGCATCGACAGGTCCATGATGACGAGGTCGGGCCTGGCCTCCTTGTAGACGCGATAGGCGTCGGCCCCGTTGTCAGCTTCGGCGACGACCTGAAGGCGATCCTGCTTTTCGAGCAGCGAGCGATAGCCCTCGCGCACGATGGCATGGTCGTCCACCAGCATCACGCGCGTGCGGCCTGCGGTGTCCGTCAAATCTAAGGCTGCCATGTCTAAGGCCCCACCCGCATGGTGGGAATGCGCGCAACGAGCCGGGCGCCGCCCGCCTCACGCCGCTCGAATTGCAGGGTCCCTCCGAGCGAAACCACGCGCTCCTGCATGCCGAGCAGTCCCATGCCGGCTTTCGGCGTGAGGCTGGCGCTGGCAGCTTCGCCGTCGTCCTCGACGGTCAGGACGATGTCGGTCTCTCCGGCTTCGAGACGCAATTGCACGTGTCGGGCATGCGCGTGCTTTGCCGCATTGGTGATCGCCTCCTGCGCGATCCGGTAAAGACTGGCGCCGACACCGGGCGGCAAATCGTCGGCCTCGCCAATGACGGCAATCTCAAATCGGGTGCGGCCCTTCTCAAAACCGTTCCAGCTCGCCACCAGGCTTTCAAGGCTGAGGGTGAGGCCAAGCTCCTCGACATCGGGCGGACGCAGGCGCACCAGCGCGCCGCGCAGGGTTTCCATCATATGCGCGGTGGTGCGCGAGATGCCCCGGCATTCCTCGTAGAGCGGCGGGCATTCGCGCTCCGCGGTATGGGCGGCCGCGGCAGCCTGCGCCGCGATGGCGGAAAGCGACTGGCCGAATTCGTCGTGCAACTCGCGTGCAAGATGGCGCCGCTCCTCATCCTGCACTTCGATCAGCTTTCGCGTCAGGGCGTTGCGTTCGGCGAGGGTGGTCTGCAGCCGCTCTGCAAGGGTGTTGAAGACGCCGGAGATGACAGACAATTCCGCGAGATCGAAACGGGGCAGGCGCGCGGATAGATCGTTCGCCGCAAGCTGGTTCAGCCCGGCGCCAATGGCCCGCGTCGGTCGCAGCGCGCGCGCCAGCGCGGCATAGACCGCAATGCAAAGCCCAGCCAGCGCGAACGCCATGATGGAGAGCAGCCGGCTCGCCTCGCGCCAGCTCTGGCCGATCTGGGTGGCGGGGTCGAAGGTTGCGACGGCCATGCCCCGGGCGCTGCCGGCAACGAGGACCGGCATCGAGATCGGCTCTCCCGGACGAAAGATGGCGCGGTAGAGCGACGCGAAGATTTCGGGCGCGGCGATTTCGTCGGCGGGCGCTCCGCTGCAGACGCCCTGGCGAAACGCGTCGGTGTTGTCTCGATAGGCGATGCAGAGCCCCGGCTCCATCAGCGCCGCGATTCCCTGCAAATCCGGCGTTGCGTTGATGGACACGGAGAGCCATTGCGCCTGCGATTGCTGCAACGAAAGATCCCGGGCCACGATCTCGGCGATACGGCTCGCTTTGGCTCGGGCGACACGGTCGCTGTCAAACAAGGCGTAGGCTGCGACGGCGACAAAGCAAATGGCCGCGAGCGCCGCGACGCGTAACGCCAGTCGCAGCTTCAGATCGATGGCGGGCGGGCGGCTCGCCACGGAGTTGGATGCCTGTCGCAAGCTTCCCTCCCCAAGCTTCCTCGCATTGGCTTCGAATATAGAGGTAAACTTCGCCGGGAAGAAAGCGGGGCAAGAGGGGCAGGGCAAGATCGGGTATTTCACCCGGCCGATCCAGGGAAAGCTGCCGTTTCGGAAAACAGCAGATCCGGCGATATCGCAAACGAGTAAGGCCGTTCCGAGTTAGCAGTTCCGAGGTGATCCATGCGCACCATCGCCCTTCGCTTCGCTCCGGCCATTGTGCTTGCAGCGCTCGCGGCGGCGGGGGCCGCCGAGCCGGTCACGCCGTCTCCGATCAAAATTGCGGTCTTTCCGTTCGAACTGGAGGATTTCAGCGCCGGGGCCGCCTACGTCCCCCCTGATGACATTGACCGCGAGCAATTGCGGCTTTCGACGGAGGAGGCCCGTCGGCTGATCGTGGCATCCGGGCGCTACCAACTGGTCGACGTCAGCGCTGCGAACGACCAGGCGGCGAAAGCGGGCAAGTTGCGGGAGTGCGACGGCTGCGACGCCAGGATCGCCGCCGGACTTGGTGCAGACCAATCGATGATCGGGATCGTCACGCGCATCACCCGAATGGAATACGCGGTCACTTACAAGCTTCGCGACGCCAGATCCGGGGCGATCGTCGCCGTCGCGCAGACCGACCTGCGCATGGGC encodes:
- a CDS encoding response regulator transcription factor, which produces MAALDLTDTAGRTRVMLVDDHAIVREGYRSLLEKQDRLQVVAEADNGADAYRVYKEARPDLVIMDLSMPGIGGVEAIRCIRQWDKSARILVFTMHQSAAYAVQAIKAGARGYVTKSNPPDALLRGIAEVMAGRIALSPDIDHELAINSLADEPSAIDALSPREFEILRMLLAEKSVDEIANTLHISVKTAANTRYQIRTKLGVASDIELVRLALRQRIIAAEDMGR
- a CDS encoding histidine kinase, producing MRQASNSVASRPPAIDLKLRLALRVAALAAICFVAVAAYALFDSDRVARAKASRIAEIVARDLSLQQSQAQWLSVSINATPDLQGIAALMEPGLCIAYRDNTDAFRQGVCSGAPADEIAAPEIFASLYRAIFRPGEPISMPVLVAGSARGMAVATFDPATQIGQSWREASRLLSIMAFALAGLCIAVYAALARALRPTRAIGAGLNQLAANDLSARLPRFDLAELSVISGVFNTLAERLQTTLAERNALTRKLIEVQDEERRHLARELHDEFGQSLSAIAAQAAAAAHTAERECPPLYEECRGISRTTAHMMETLRGALVRLRPPDVEELGLTLSLESLVASWNGFEKGRTRFEIAVIGEADDLPPGVGASLYRIAQEAITNAAKHAHARHVQLRLEAGETDIVLTVEDDGEAASASLTPKAGMGLLGMQERVVSLGGTLQFERREAGGARLVARIPTMRVGP
- a CDS encoding peptidyl-alpha-hydroxyglycine alpha-amidating lyase family protein codes for the protein MPAILGSGEHRYRVVENWAKLPGGWSLTDAASVAVDSKDRIYVFNRGDHPMVVLDREGNFITSWGEGLFNRAHGLHIDADDHLYCTDDGDHTVRKCTTDGKVLLTIGIPNKPTPFMSGEPFHRCTHTALSPKGEIYVSDGYGNACVHKYSPDGKLLKTWGEPGTDPGQFNIVHNIATDADGWVYVADRENHRVQVFDGNGKYETQWNNLHRPCALCRCGGKQSNFIIGELGPGLAVNRKVPNLGPRLSIVDSKGKRIARLGGENGPGLEAGKFLAPHGIAMDSKGDIYIGEVGVTDWKTSFPDTPMPPEVRVSRCLQKLEKI
- a CDS encoding DUF3280 domain-containing protein; this translates as MRTIALRFAPAIVLAALAAAGAAEPVTPSPIKIAVFPFELEDFSAGAAYVPPDDIDREQLRLSTEEARRLIVASGRYQLVDVSAANDQAAKAGKLRECDGCDARIAAGLGADQSMIGIVTRITRMEYAVTYKLRDARSGAIVAVAQTDLRMGANVAWSRGARWLIENRLPEQAK
- a CDS encoding LysR family transcriptional regulator; amino-acid sequence: MLTVHRASSLTGAAKALDIDHSTAFRRLNALEARLGVRLFERLPGGAYQATPAGERMAAAAERMEDEALAIDRDIAGRDHRLSGRLRVTSSETLAYRKLTSHLATFRQTHPGIVVELVVDNRVLNLSRREADIALRPMRPKEGDLWGRKLADVAWTFYGAVGYLQERGEAVSSPQDLGGHALIGWEETAVGIMAADWLNRNAPNNAFVFRTNSLVNQFSAAKAGIGLALLPCYLGDEDSGLARALPAPVPDLAGELWIVTHADLKRTARVRAFFDIVGEGLAREHNLFDGRADPALPSRSSPASAGSGSPEPPAASAYPESWSSSR
- a CDS encoding chloride channel protein, encoding MATPSRYLEAPRRLRAFVRAHETSLVVLAAMIGTIGGLVVLAMSVAVAALHALLFNISITERLSSQPDIETLRAVLVPSLGGLLLGVVLLLLLRWRPAREIDPIEANALHGGRMSFRGSVIVALQTTWSSGVGASVGLEAGYTQLASGLAASLGRGFHLRRADQRIMVGCGAAAAISGAFGAPLAGAFYAFELVIGGYTPASLTPVGVAAVAGYFVTHGFAELLLGISVGPVGDVVGRDLALAALLGVLAALFGILIMRSVALCEAGLAKTRLWLPLRPVLGGLAVGLLALVTPQVMSSGHGALHFSGLVSMPLQIIAGVFVLKALASIVSLGSGFRGGLFFATLFMGALGGRLYAAGVDLVWPGLALDPNVYAVIGMSALSASVIGGPLTMSFIALESTGNLWLTTVVLVAVMISTQITRELFGYSFATWRLHLRGETIRSAADVGWIRDLTVRRLMRPDVATVDAGIGIEDFRAKFPLGSKTQVVAVDAMGRYVGLAVVAEAHAPDIDAARALVGILHHREVVLHPVMNIQEAIAVFDAAEAESLAVVEADGERRPVGILTEAHAMRRYAEESDKRRREAIGEV
- a CDS encoding nuclear transport factor 2 family protein, with product MGAPSPELCNLWLARAFNAQDVDAAAAMYHPDASIVQVDEVHGGSSIARGADGIRKTMAAYVGLKPHMDVVTHHTTVSGDFAMTRSQWLIKGTDHDGKPTEVHHHGMEVHRRLPDGTWVFFMDHPFGADPDWAVKAPPHTE